The sequence GTGGTTGCAGCCCGATTAACCGTTTGATTGCGTCGCCGGTTCGACCCCGGGCTTTTACTTCAAGCGCTAACCCTAGATTAATTAAACCAATAATCATTGCGCAGGCTTCGAAATAGACGTGACGTGATTGTGCGGGGAAAAAATCCGGTGCGAGAATAACAGCCATCGAATAGCTCCATGCAGTTCCGGTACCTAACGCAATGAGGGTATCCATAGTGGTGGAACGATGCATGAGCGACTGCCATGCGCCTATATAGAATTTTTTCCCTGAATACACCATAACCGCGAGGGTTAGTAAACCAACGCCAAACCAGAGCGCTCGTTCCACGTTTGAGGATACCGACATGTCACCGCCTGCGAGGCTAAAAATCATCAGTGGAAAGCCCAGTAATAGCGCACTCAGCATATTACGCATAAGCCGTTTGGTTTGCGTAAGCATGGCTTTTTCTTGTGTGTTTAAAGGGTGTCCATCGAGCCTATTAAGCGATTCATTGGCGTCGTAGCCTATGGCTTGAACGGCCTTTATGAGTATGGGGCTACCAACATTGCCTACGATTTCTACGGTGCGATCAGCGAAATTCATGTGCGCTTGCTCGACGCCTTTAACCGCGAGAAGTGCTGTTTCTATTTTGTTGATACAACTTGCACAACCGGCGCCGCCAATTTGGAGTTCGGTTTTCTGTTGAGTCATGGGTTACCTTGTGTATTTATCACGTTTAGGGTGAGGCGGTAAAAGTCCATAGGTAATGCGGTATGTTAACGATACGTATGGCCGATGAATACTGTAGACGTTGTCTTGGCTGGTGGTGTTGCGCTAACCCAAGTCAACATGGTTTTCTGTATCAACAAACGTTAAGTTTGACGGTTCTTCGTTCGAACGCAATAAGCCTTAGAAAAGGTGTTCGCACCTAATCAATTTCACCACCTATGGGTCTAATACACCAAAAGGTTGGCTGTGTGGTTGAGATGTGTATCTGTGTGACGGCGGTTTTGTTAACAAAATCAATAAGATATAAACTTGGCCTTAACATTGCAGTTATGCTCCAACCTTAACTTGGAATTGATCCGATGAAAAAATTAGCCTCCAACGTTGTCATTATGGCGATTATCGCGTGTTTGTCCCTTCCCGCACTGGCCAGTAACGTTCAAGTAAAAGAAAAGAATTTCGATTTAGCCGATATAAACGAACTCGTACTCAGTATGGATCATGCTGACATTACAATTGTTAATGATGATAGTGGTACGTTAAATGTAGTCCTTCGGCAGGAATTAAAATGGGGTGATGCGACAGTGTGTTTGCAAACATTAAAACACAACGTTAGTAATCATCGACTTGAAGTTTTAACGTATTCAGTAAAGCAAATTATTAATTTTGGCTGCAAAGTGAATAGAACCGTTAGCATTCGTTTATCGCAGAGCAACCTCAAAAAACTCATTGTAAAACATCAACACGGATCGTTGACGGCCGACGAGTTTTCAGCCGATCATCTCATGGCGGATATCGCTCATTCCGACGTGACGATACAGCGATTGAACAGTGCAGATTCTGTAATGAAATTGGCACATTCAAGTGTGACCGTCGATAGCGTAACGGTAGACACACTGAGGCTTGATGGCGCGCACGGTAAGCTCAATATTCAGCAGCTAACGGCTCAAACAGCCGATATAGCATGGGCGCACGGCGAAATAATCGTTGATAGCAGCCGTATAGAGGAAAGTGCAGTTAAGCAGCAGCATGGTGCTATTACACTGCATAATCATCAAGGGGAGGCGTTGGTGGTCGATAGTGCCCATGGTGATATTCGTATACTGCAAGCAGAACTGTTGCGCGCAACGCTTGAAAATCAGCATAGTACTATTGAATTTTCGGGCGGTAGTGAGACGCTTGAGGTAAGTAACGCCCATGGCCGTACTAGCTTAACGCAAACTAACCGCAACTTTGACACTATCAATAATACGTCGTCTCATGGTTCTCTTGTGCTTAACCTACCAGCGAACAGTGCGTGTGAGTTCATAGGGTATGCCGCGACGGAACTTCGAGCCAAGGCTTTTAAAAACGAGGCGCTTTGCGCCGGTACGAACAACGGCCTAGTTAAACTGAATACCAGCCATACGAACGTGCAAGTGCATACGTTTTAAGGCGATTATTTTTGATTTAATACGTTTTGAAGCAAAAAGTTTTGAGACCGTGGGTTTAAACATTTTGGGGGCTTAGCCCCCATTTTTATGGCACCGAAAATTTCGTTATAGGCGTAGATTCTCCCCGTAATTACGTAGCGACAATTCGGTGTTCCAATCTATTGGTGCTACCTAAAGCGCTCACCTGAAAATATTCAACAAAAAAGTGGAGGTAGGGCGCAGGTTGTGTGTCCTCTATAAAAATAACCACTAAGGGGATTAGGGTGAAAAAATCAATTTTTAGTTCTGTAACAGCAATGTTGTTGGCCACATTTTTGGTGTCGGCATGTGGTGGAGGCGGCAGTACCGTTATGCCGCCGGGTATTTCCGGTGGGTTTAATACATCGGGGGACAATGGTGAAGATAACGGTGGAAATGAGACGGTTACGTCACCCGGCATTTTTAGTTTGCCCGTTTCTCAAGTGGGTTATACGGTAAATGAATACGAGTCGGTGTATTTTACCCAAGAGATTGTGGGCACCGTAGACGATGCAAGTGAAGGCCTTTATCTTTCTGTTGACGCTTCGGGTACGTTTCTTATTGACGCTGCTGATGTCGTGTTATCGGACGGCGATCTTTCAGGCACGCTCATTCTACACACTGCGCTTTCGAGCGAGTTACTTCCCGGTACTTACTACGGGAGTGTTTCGATTAACGCCTGTACCGATTCAACATGCAGCCGCCACTATGAGGGGAGCCCAACGTCGATTGAGGTCATGTATAGCGTATTACCTAACTACAATGCTGACATTAATTGCCCAGATCAATACGGCATGGTATTCGACGGTTGTGTGGACCCAGACTGGGCGGGTGTTGCGGCGTGGGAAATGACCGCCGACGGCCGTTATGTGCAGTTGCAACATATGGATGGCGCCAATACCGAAAGGTTGGTCAACTGGAATGTAGTTGAAACGGACGAACAGGGCTACGGCCAAGTATTAGATGTACGCTACAACAGCGTGAATGCGAATGGTTCTTTGCGTTTTCCTGCGGTGTTTAATGACGAATTGAGCTTGCCGGGCAATGATTTGACGCTTTTTGCAAATGGCACACTAGCGTTTGATATTCGTGTGCTCGACTGGGCACAAGCCAGTGAGTTAAACCTGCATATTGAATGCCATTACCCGTGCACTACCAGTAATGAAGCCTTAGCACTGATGAGTAACAATGAATGGCAGGCGATAGAGCTAGCCGTACCTGATTTAGTGTTGGGTGGTTTGGATTTATCGCGGGTATCAACAGGTTTATTGATTGAGCCGACATGGGATGCCATGCAAGGTGTACATTATCAGCTAGATAACGTGCGTTGGGTGCCAGGTGAGGATGACCCCACAGAAGATGAGAGTGCTAATTATATCGATATTACATTAGATGCAGCGGGTATGACGGTGTTGACCGAAGGTAGCCCTAATACTTACCTTACGGCAAACACCCCAAGCCTAGAATTGCTGCCTGGTTGGACAACAACAGAGGACAAAATCCACCTTGTGTCAGACCTTGAGCAAGCGGTTGATATGTCGGGCACGGTTGCTGCTACCTTGGTTGTGAACATTCCGTTGAGCTATGCCAGCAGTACGGTAAGTGCTTATATGTGGGTGAGTGATAGTCATGGAAATGAGGCTAGAGGCTTCTTAACGTATCTGGCCGATCACCCCGATACTTGGTTGGAATTGCGCATCGATAATGTAACGCTGGATGCCGACGATGGTTTTGAGGCAACCGATGTTGTTGCGGTGGGCGTGACCTTGTTAGGCAATGGCGGCACTGTCGATAATAATACCGACGCGCTCGTGTTCAATGGTTTTGAGGTTCAAACCTTCTAGTTTTTGCCGAGCTTACATCTCAAAAACCCACTAGCCTATTGGTTAGTGGGTTTTTTTTGGGTTGGAGTTTTACAAAAACGGACGTTTATAGGCTAAGCGTTAGATCACTCGTGGCCGTTATTAACATGCAGAGCTTAGAGAATTATTGCGCGTTAACACCTAAGCCACCCTTGGCAAATAAAGGTTGATGGTGTGCAATCCAAGAAAGTATCGCCATAATACCGAAACGATAAGGTTTCGTTTTGCGATTAAACGTATTAATAGGTCTAGAAATACCCAGTTGCATCATGAACTCTAGAGCTTGTACTATCGCGCCATGTAACTAATAGTCTAATCGACAATATAAAAATAACATTACTTGGGAGTATCTTATGGGAGGCATGTCCGTTATCGATTGGTCGGTGGTATCCGTCTATTTCGCGGGGCTAGTGGCCATTGTGTATTGGTCTTCGCAAAATCAAAAAACCACTGCTGATTACTTTCTCGCCGGTCGCCATGCAGCGTGGTACGTTGTAGGGGCTTCCTTATTTGCTTCTAATATTGGGTCTGAACATATTGTAGGGCTCGCCGGTAGTGGCGCATCGGTTGGTTTCGCCACCGCCCACTGGGAATTACACGCATGGATAATGGTCTTGCTGGCGTGGTTCTTTGTCCCCTTTTATTACAAGTCTGGCGTGTTCACCATGCCAGAATTTCTCGAACGTCGGTTTGATAGCCGCACGCGCTGGGTACTCTCCATTGTGAGTCTATTGGCGTACGTACTCACAAAAGTTTCGGTAACTGTTTATGCCGGTGCGTTAGTCTTTAAAACATTGCTGCCCGATACTTTTGGCACACCGGATAATGCGTTTTGGGTTGGCGCATTTACAACGGTCATACTTACCGGTATTTACACCATTTTTGGTGGTTTACGTGCGGTGATGTACACCGAAGTGGCGCAGGCTGCTGTGTTATTAGTGGGCTCTGCTCTAATCACTTTTTATGGCTTGGATTTGCTTGGCGGTTGGGGCGAGCTGAAAACGATGGCAGCAGCCAATGCCGATAACTTTGCCCTATGGCGGCCAATGTCAGACCCCGACTTTCCATGGCTGGGCATTATGATTGCCTCACCGGTTATTGGTATTTGGTATTGGTGTACCGATCAATACATCGTTCAGCGCACACTTGCGGCGAAAAACCTGAAAGAGGCGCGCCGCGGAGCATTGTTTGGTGGCTTCTTAAAAGTATGGCCTGTATTTATCTTTCTGGTGCCCGGCTTAATTGGTTGGGCGTTACATGAAAAAGGCTTGATGGTTATTCCGTCTGCTAAAGGAGGCGGTATCGATGGCGATCAGGTGTTTGCGCTAATGGTGACAAATTTGCTCCCAGAAGGTATGCGCGGGTTAGTGGTGGCAGGTTTGCTCTCGGCGTTAATGAGTTCTTTGGCCTCACTGTTTAATTCGTGCGCAACTTTATTTACCGTCGATATTTACGAAAAATTGAAGCCAGGAAAAAGTGAACAGCATTTGGTTATGGTAGGGCGTATAGCCACGGCGTTTGTTGTAGTGGCTGGTCTTATTTGGATTCCCATCATGCACAAAATGGCTGGCGGTGGCATCTATGTGTATTTGCAGGGTGTTCAAAGTTACCTTGCACCACCTATTACCTGCGTATTTTTGTTGGGCTTATTTTGGCGTCGTACAACATCGCAGGGAGCTTTCTATGGTTTGATCGTAGGGTTTTTGCTCGGTATGGCAAAGCTCACGGTGGAAGCGATTAACGATAATATTGGTATTGCACCAGGGGTATTGCAGGATTTCGCGCAGTTTAACTTCCTATATTACTCGGGTACCTTATTGGGTATTAGTATTGTGTTGGTGGTCGTTATCTCACTACTAACGCCGCAGGCGTCGGATGAGAAATTGGCCGGAATCACGTATGCCACCCTGTCTCCAGACGATAAAAAAGACATACGCGAAAGCTGGGACAAGTGGGATGTGATGCTGACCGCAGTGATACTTGCACTGGTCTTGGGCGTGTACCTCTACTTTAGTTTCTGGCTGATGTAGTGGTTAATTAGCGCAGGAGTATAGGTATGTCAAAATCCCCACTTGTTGGGGATTTTTTGTTTCTAGAGTTGATTGTTCGAGTCGCAGCGGGGCGTGCTTTGCGCCCCAGTTGGGCATTACGCGACTCTCTAAGGGAGGTGTTGGGCACTGTTAGTACGCTATCTGATTGCGGTATTTAAAGTATTATATTATATTTGTTCGCGATTCGGGCTTACCTGTACGCAACTTTTCGCGTAAACAAAGGGGGTCTCATCACGCCGGACACTCTAAAATTGCTCATTATAAAACCGCTCATTATAAAAATAGTATTGAGGTATTTATGACTAAGACCCTTTTCAGCATTGCCCTATGTGGCTTGTTAGCCATTTCGCACGGTGTACAGGCATTAACTATTGGCTTCTCACAAGTAGGGTCTGAAAGTGGTTGGCGTACTACATTTTCCGAATCCGTTAAGGCCGAAGCGATTAAGCGCGGTATCGACTTAAAATTTTCGGATGCACAGCAAAAACAAGAAAACCAAATTAAAGCCATTCGCAGTTTTATTGCACAGCGCGTTGACGCCATCATTGTGGCACCGGTTGTTGAAACTGGTTGGAAGCCTGTGTTTATGGAGGCCAAGCGTGCGCGCATTCCTATCGTCATTCTCGATCGTAACGTAGCACTCAATAACGATTCGCTTTACCTTACGCGAATTGCACCCGATTTTGTTTTAGAAGGCGTAAAAGCGGCAACGTGGTTAGCCGATGAAACGAAGGGAAACTGTGCCATTGTAGAGCTGCAAGGTACCGTGGGTTCGAGCGCGGCATTGGGACGCATGGAAGGCTTTAATAAAATAATTGCCCAGCACAACAACATGCGTATTGTGCGCAGCCAAACGGCAGAATTTACGCGCGCTAAAGGCAAAGAAGTCATGGAAAGCTTATTGAAAGCTGAGGGTGGCGGTAGCGATATCTGCGCACTCTGGGCTCATAACGATGAAATGGCACTTGGTGCAATTCAAGCCATTAAAGAAGCAGGTTTAAAACCCGGTAGTGATATTTTAGTGGTGTCGGTTGACGCCGTTGATGATATTTTTCCGGCCATTAAAGCGGGCGATGCGAATGTGACGGTTGAGTTAAGCCCACATCTAGGCGGGCCAGCCTTTGACGTTATTGAAGCCTACCTAAAGGGCAAGCGCGATTTCGAAAAATGGGTTGTAATGGGTGGCAGCGTCTTCGATAAAAATAATTATGAAGAAGAATACAATAAACGATTAGCCGAACAATAATCATTTCTTCGCGAGATATACTTCGCATATCTATACCGTAATCAGCCTGTCAGCAAGCGACAGGCTGATTGCTTGTGTTAACGAATTGCTAAAGGCGCCTCTGGCGTAACGTTTATGCCCGTTCATCCCCCCCTCTTATCTTTACGCAACGTGGGTAAAACTTTCCCTGGTGTTGTGGCGCTAGACAATGTCGATTTTACGCTGCGTGCTGCCGAAATTCATGCGCTGTTGGGCGAAAACGGCGCAGGCAAATCTACTTTAATTAAAGTCATGACAGGCGTGTACTCGCGAGACAGTGGCGAGCAGCTATTGGAGGGCCGACCTATTCGTCCTGCCAATACCGGAGAGGCGCAGGCGCTGGGTATCAGTACGGTTTACCAAGAGGTCAATCTCTTGCCAAACTTGTCTGTGGCACACAATCTTTATTTAGGGCGTGAACCCAAACGATGGGGTTTAATCGATTGGACAAAAATAAATTCTCACGCAAAGGCACTGTTGGCCACCTACCATTTAGATATTGATGTGACTCGGCCGCTTAACCAATTTTCGGTTGCGGTTCAGCAATTAATTGCCATTGCTCGCGGTGTTGAACTCTCGGCGAAAATATTAATTCTCGACGAGCCTACTGCCAGCCTCGATGCAGAAGAAGTCAAAACACTCTTTGTAATTATGCGAAGCCTAAGGGAGCGGGGTATTGGGATTGTGTTTGTTACGCATTTTCTCGATCAGGTATACGCGGTGTCCGATCGTATCACCATATTACGTAATGGCCAGTTAGTGGGTGAGTACGAAACGGCAACGCTCTCCCAGCACCAACTTATCTCGCACATGCTAGGCAAAGCGCTGGAGTCTATCGAGCAGCGTGTACAGGCACCGGTCAATAGTGCAGGTAAAAAAGACGTCTTGCTCGAATTAAAATCGGCCGGAGTTAACACCTCCATTCAACCGTTAGATCTCACTGTAGAGGCGGGGCAGGTGGTGGGTTTGGCCGGCTTGTTGGGGTCGGGGCGAACGGAATTGTGTCGGATGGTGTTTGGTGTAGACGCGTTAAGCGAAGGTACACTGGAATTGCAGGGCGTAGCACGACGCTTTCGGCATACCCGCGAAGCGGTTGCCGCAGGTTTAGGTTTATGCCCCGAAGACCGTAAACAAACGGGCATATTGGGGGCAATGTCGATTCGCGAAAATGTCATTATTGCGCTACAAAATAAACGCGGTTGGTGGCGTTATATTCCTAGCAAAAAGCAGCGAGAAATTGCCGCGCATTATGTGCAAGCGCTTAATATCGCAACCTCTGAACTCGATAAACCTATCGACCAGCTTAGTGGCGGGAATCAGCAAAAAGTGATTCTTGCGCGATGGTTAGCTTCTGAACCAGCATTGTTATTATTAGATGAGCCTACGCGCGGCATCGATGTGGGTGCGCACGCCGAAATCATACAGCTAATTCGTACGCTGTGTGAACGAGGCTTGAGCCTTATCGTGGCCTCGTCAGAGCTAGACGAGTTAGTCGTCTTTAGCGACAAAGTGGTGGTAATGCGTGATCGACAAAAAGTCGCGGAACTCAGTGGCATAGAGATTAATCAGCAAACTATTATGTCAGCCTTTGCCAGTAAGCCGTCGGAGGCAACTTCTTAATGTTGTTAACACTATCGCACACTCAAAAACGATTTCTTTGGCCATTGCTGGGCCTTGGGTTTTTGTTGCTTATCAATCTTGTTATTTCGCCAGAATTTTTTCACCTTGAAATAAAAGATGGCCGTTTATTTGGCAGCACAATAGATGTACTTAACAGAGCGGTTCCCGTCGCACTCTTAGCAATTGGGATGACGTTAGTTATTGCCACCGGTGGAGTAGATTTATCGGTGGGTTCGGTAATGGCGATTTCTGGCGCGGTGAGCGCGGCGTTAATTGTAAGCGGGGTGCAAAGTACCGCACTGATTATTGGTGGCGGTTTAGGCGCTGGGTTATTGGCCGGTTTTATTAACGGTTGTTTGGTTGGCTATTTCGGTATTCAACCGATTGTGGCCACGCTCATTTTAATGGTTGCGGGCAGAGGCGTTGCGCAGCTGATTAATGCGGGTCAAATTGTTACCTTTCATCACGACGTATTTTCTTATCTGGGCGTAGGCTATTGGTTAGGCCTACCCTTTCCCATTGTATTAGTGATCGTATGCTTCGCTATTGTTCAGTTATTTATGCGGCGCACTGCATTGGGGTTGTTTGTCGAAGCTGTAGGCGCAAACAGTGGTGCCAGTTACTATATTGGCATCAACGATAAAATGATTAAAGTGATGGTGTACTGCCTTTCGGGTTTATGTGCAGCAGTGGCCGGTATGGTTGCCGCTGCGAATATCGGCGGGTCAGATGCCAATAACGCAGGGCTCTGGTTGGAACTTGATGCGATTCTAGCGGTTGTCATCGGTGGCGCCTCGCTAATGGGCGGGCGTTTTTCAATTGCATTATCCATTATTGGTGCGTTAATTATTCAAACGCTCACCATTACTATTATTCTTAGCGGTGTTCCGCCAAAATTTAATTTGATGATCAAGGCCGTAGTGATTACCGCAATTTTACTGCTTCAGTCACCCCACTTTCATCAGCAATTAGCGCGTATTAAATTATTGAGGCGCGCATCGTGAATACTTTAATGGCAATGGTTAATCATAAGTTTTTCCCGTTATCCGTAACCTTCGGTCTGTTTGTAGTGTTGTTTTCAGTGGGCGCAATTCAGTTTGATAATTTTGGCAGCCTGCGAGTATTCATTAATTTATTTACCGACAATGCCTTTTTAATTGTGTGCGCAGTAGGCATGACTTTTGTCATTCTTTCTGGGGGTATCGATCTTTCGGTAGGTGCCGTGATTGCGCTCACAGGCGTCGTGGTGAGCGTATTAATTGCGGACTATGGCTGGCACCCGCTCGCGGCCTTTGGGTTTGCCCTCACAATGGGCACTTTGTTTGGTGCGGTGATGGGTGCCATTATTCATGTTTATCGGCTGCAGCCATTCATCGTTACGCTCGCGGGCATGTTTTTCGCGCGAGGTTTAAGCACCATTATTAGCGAAGAGTCGATACCTATTAATCATCTTTTTTATGATGAAGTGGCGATGTTTGGCTTTGAACTCGCCGGTGGTGCGTGGCTCGATCTCTCCACACTGATTTGTCTTGCGGTGTTAGTGCTGGCCATTATAGTGGCGAACTACACGCGTTTTGGTGGGCGAGTGTATGCCCTAGGGGGGGATGCACAATCAGCGGCCTTAATGGGTGTACCTATTGCGCGCACTACCGTGTTAATTTATGCATTAAATTCTTGTCTTGCGGCATTGTCGGGTATTCTTTTTACGTTCTATACCTTCTCTGGTTATTCCTTGGCGGCAGTGGGTGTGGAGCTGGATGCTATAGCTGCAGTGGTGATCGGCGGTACGTTGTTAACGGGAGGTTACGGGTATATTGTGGGCACTTTATTCGGCGTGCTAATTATGGGTGTTGTGCAAACGTATATTTCCTTCGACGGCAAATTGAGTTCGTGGTGGACCAAAATTGTGATTGGTGTGCTGCTGTTTTGTTTTATTGCGCTACAGCGTCTGCTCGTGGCAAAGCGCCGTTAGCGTATCTCTGATAAAATCATTTTTTACTTAACTATCGGGCGGCTCAGGATTTCTGTTAGCTGCCCGCCTTACGTTTTGGTATAGGTGGTTTTCTTGGATACTTCTTTGCTCGATCAATATGACGCAATTATTTTCGATATGGACGGTACTCTCGTCGATAGCGGGCAGCTTCATGAAATTGCTTGGACGCGTACACTCGACAAATATGGCATACCGGTTGATAGGGTGCTAATGCGTTCATTGGCGGGGGTGCCTACAAAAGGCACGCTTGATATTCTGCTAGACCATTTCAATCTCAATAT is a genomic window of Teredinibacter purpureus containing:
- a CDS encoding ABC transporter substrate-binding protein; the protein is MTKTLFSIALCGLLAISHGVQALTIGFSQVGSESGWRTTFSESVKAEAIKRGIDLKFSDAQQKQENQIKAIRSFIAQRVDAIIVAPVVETGWKPVFMEAKRARIPIVILDRNVALNNDSLYLTRIAPDFVLEGVKAATWLADETKGNCAIVELQGTVGSSAALGRMEGFNKIIAQHNNMRIVRSQTAEFTRAKGKEVMESLLKAEGGGSDICALWAHNDEMALGAIQAIKEAGLKPGSDILVVSVDAVDDIFPAIKAGDANVTVELSPHLGGPAFDVIEAYLKGKRDFEKWVVMGGSVFDKNNYEEEYNKRLAEQ
- a CDS encoding sugar ABC transporter ATP-binding protein; its protein translation is MPVHPPLLSLRNVGKTFPGVVALDNVDFTLRAAEIHALLGENGAGKSTLIKVMTGVYSRDSGEQLLEGRPIRPANTGEAQALGISTVYQEVNLLPNLSVAHNLYLGREPKRWGLIDWTKINSHAKALLATYHLDIDVTRPLNQFSVAVQQLIAIARGVELSAKILILDEPTASLDAEEVKTLFVIMRSLRERGIGIVFVTHFLDQVYAVSDRITILRNGQLVGEYETATLSQHQLISHMLGKALESIEQRVQAPVNSAGKKDVLLELKSAGVNTSIQPLDLTVEAGQVVGLAGLLGSGRTELCRMVFGVDALSEGTLELQGVARRFRHTREAVAAGLGLCPEDRKQTGILGAMSIRENVIIALQNKRGWWRYIPSKKQREIAAHYVQALNIATSELDKPIDQLSGGNQQKVILARWLASEPALLLLDEPTRGIDVGAHAEIIQLIRTLCERGLSLIVASSELDELVVFSDKVVVMRDRQKVAELSGIEINQQTIMSAFASKPSEATS
- a CDS encoding ABC transporter permease — translated: MLLTLSHTQKRFLWPLLGLGFLLLINLVISPEFFHLEIKDGRLFGSTIDVLNRAVPVALLAIGMTLVIATGGVDLSVGSVMAISGAVSAALIVSGVQSTALIIGGGLGAGLLAGFINGCLVGYFGIQPIVATLILMVAGRGVAQLINAGQIVTFHHDVFSYLGVGYWLGLPFPIVLVIVCFAIVQLFMRRTALGLFVEAVGANSGASYYIGINDKMIKVMVYCLSGLCAAVAGMVAAANIGGSDANNAGLWLELDAILAVVIGGASLMGGRFSIALSIIGALIIQTLTITIILSGVPPKFNLMIKAVVITAILLLQSPHFHQQLARIKLLRRAS
- a CDS encoding DUF4097 family beta strand repeat-containing protein, which encodes MKKLASNVVIMAIIACLSLPALASNVQVKEKNFDLADINELVLSMDHADITIVNDDSGTLNVVLRQELKWGDATVCLQTLKHNVSNHRLEVLTYSVKQIINFGCKVNRTVSIRLSQSNLKKLIVKHQHGSLTADEFSADHLMADIAHSDVTIQRLNSADSVMKLAHSSVTVDSVTVDTLRLDGAHGKLNIQQLTAQTADIAWAHGEIIVDSSRIEESAVKQQHGAITLHNHQGEALVVDSAHGDIRILQAELLRATLENQHSTIEFSGGSETLEVSNAHGRTSLTQTNRNFDTINNTSSHGSLVLNLPANSACEFIGYAATELRAKAFKNEALCAGTNNGLVKLNTSHTNVQVHTF
- a CDS encoding putative glycoside hydrolase gives rise to the protein MKKSIFSSVTAMLLATFLVSACGGGGSTVMPPGISGGFNTSGDNGEDNGGNETVTSPGIFSLPVSQVGYTVNEYESVYFTQEIVGTVDDASEGLYLSVDASGTFLIDAADVVLSDGDLSGTLILHTALSSELLPGTYYGSVSINACTDSTCSRHYEGSPTSIEVMYSVLPNYNADINCPDQYGMVFDGCVDPDWAGVAAWEMTADGRYVQLQHMDGANTERLVNWNVVETDEQGYGQVLDVRYNSVNANGSLRFPAVFNDELSLPGNDLTLFANGTLAFDIRVLDWAQASELNLHIECHYPCTTSNEALALMSNNEWQAIELAVPDLVLGGLDLSRVSTGLLIEPTWDAMQGVHYQLDNVRWVPGEDDPTEDESANYIDITLDAAGMTVLTEGSPNTYLTANTPSLELLPGWTTTEDKIHLVSDLEQAVDMSGTVAATLVVNIPLSYASSTVSAYMWVSDSHGNEARGFLTYLADHPDTWLELRIDNVTLDADDGFEATDVVAVGVTLLGNGGTVDNNTDALVFNGFEVQTF
- a CDS encoding sodium:solute symporter; translation: MGGMSVIDWSVVSVYFAGLVAIVYWSSQNQKTTADYFLAGRHAAWYVVGASLFASNIGSEHIVGLAGSGASVGFATAHWELHAWIMVLLAWFFVPFYYKSGVFTMPEFLERRFDSRTRWVLSIVSLLAYVLTKVSVTVYAGALVFKTLLPDTFGTPDNAFWVGAFTTVILTGIYTIFGGLRAVMYTEVAQAAVLLVGSALITFYGLDLLGGWGELKTMAAANADNFALWRPMSDPDFPWLGIMIASPVIGIWYWCTDQYIVQRTLAAKNLKEARRGALFGGFLKVWPVFIFLVPGLIGWALHEKGLMVIPSAKGGGIDGDQVFALMVTNLLPEGMRGLVVAGLLSALMSSLASLFNSCATLFTVDIYEKLKPGKSEQHLVMVGRIATAFVVVAGLIWIPIMHKMAGGGIYVYLQGVQSYLAPPITCVFLLGLFWRRTTSQGAFYGLIVGFLLGMAKLTVEAINDNIGIAPGVLQDFAQFNFLYYSGTLLGISIVLVVVISLLTPQASDEKLAGITYATLSPDDKKDIRESWDKWDVMLTAVILALVLGVYLYFSFWLM
- the yjfF gene encoding galactofuranose ABC transporter, permease protein YjfF; amino-acid sequence: MNTLMAMVNHKFFPLSVTFGLFVVLFSVGAIQFDNFGSLRVFINLFTDNAFLIVCAVGMTFVILSGGIDLSVGAVIALTGVVVSVLIADYGWHPLAAFGFALTMGTLFGAVMGAIIHVYRLQPFIVTLAGMFFARGLSTIISEESIPINHLFYDEVAMFGFELAGGAWLDLSTLICLAVLVLAIIVANYTRFGGRVYALGGDAQSAALMGVPIARTTVLIYALNSCLAALSGILFTFYTFSGYSLAAVGVELDAIAAVVIGGTLLTGGYGYIVGTLFGVLIMGVVQTYISFDGKLSSWWTKIVIGVLLFCFIALQRLLVAKRR